ATAAGAGCAATTTTAATTTTTGTAATTGCAATAATTACTTGTGTTGCTGTCGATTACTTTTATTTAAAACTTACAAAAGTTAGTAAAGAAAAAGTAGGAGGAACAGTTAGACAAAATGTTCCAGTCATTACTGGATTAATACTAGCAATGACTTTACCATTAGGTAATTTAGATTCTTATGAAATTTTTTATGTAACATTTATTTCAGCAATAATTGCTGAATTATTTGGTAAATTAATTTATGGTGGTTTTGGATTTAATATCTTCAATCCAGCAGGAGTAGGACGTGCCTTTGCATTAATTGCTTTTGGTAAATATTTAGCAATCCCTGCAATTGATGGTTTAGCAAGTGCTTCACCATTAACAGCATTATCATCAGCTGAGGGATTAAGTGCAGTTACTCAAACATTTAATAATTATACATCATTGTTATTTGGAGCTCATATGGGAACAATTGGAGAAACAATTGTAATTCCAATTATCGTTGCTGGAATATATTTAATTTATAAAAATGTTATTGATTGGGTTTTACCTGCAACTAGTATTATAACAATCGCAATTTTAGCTGGAGTTGTATCATGCTTTAATGGTGGATTCAATATTGATTATATACTTATCCATGTCTTAAGCGGTGGTTTAATCTTTGGTGGAATCTTTATGTTAACAGATCCAGTTACTAATCCAATTAATAGACAAGGTAAAATGATTTATGCAATTATTTTTGCTTTATTAACATTCTTAATTAGAGTATATGCAAGTTTACCAGAAGGTGTTGTATTCTCTGTATTAATCGTTAATATGTTAGTTCCAATGATTGATAAGTTTACTGCTAATGTTACCGATGTAAATGTAAATAAAAAAGTTATTTCTGTAGTTGCTACTTTAGTTGTTGCAATTGTCTTAACTTGTTTATTTCAATTTGTATAGTTGAGGTGAAAATATGAAAAAAATAGTTAAATTAGCTGTATTTTTAGGTATAATATGCGTTATTTCTTCTGCTGCATTATATTTTACAAATTCAATTACAGCACCTGTCATTGCTAAAAATCAAAAAGATGCAACTGATAAGCTTTTAAAAGAAATAGTAAGTAATGCTGATGATTTTAAAGCTGAAGAAATAAAAGATGGAAGTATTGTTAATGTTTATTTTGCAAAAAAGGGTAATGATACAGTTGCCACTGTTTATGAACTTTCTACTTATGGATTTCAATCTGATATCAAAGTATTAATTTCAATTAACAAAGCTGGTAAATATTCTGGTTTTCAAGTAATTGAACAAGCTGAAACACCTGGATATGGTACACAAGTTCAAACAAGTACAGCGTATCAAAAACAATTTACAACAAAATCAGTTGATGATGAAATTGATATTATTACAGGATCAACAGTCTCAACAAGTGCTTTAAAAGCAGCTATTGAAGAAGCAGTAGCTCATTATAAAGCTAATAATAAATAGGAGGTAGTAAGATGAAATCAAAAGAGTTATTTAATATTTTTACTGCTGGAATATTTAAAGAGAATCCTATCTTTGTCTTATTCTTAGGAATGTGTCCTGCATTAGGTGTTACAACTTCAGTTGTTAATGCAATTGGTATGGGTGTTGGAGTTATCTTTGTTTTATTATTATCAAACGTAATTATTTCATTAATTAGAAATATTGTTATGGATGAAATTCGTATTCCAGTATTTATTGTTATTATTGCTTCATTAGTTACATTACTTCAAATGTTTATGCAAGCATATACAATTGAATTATATAATTCAATGAAAGTATTTATTCCACTTATCACTGTTAACTGTATTATTTTAGGTCGTGCTGAAGCATTTGCTTCAAAAAACGGACCAGTAAAATCTGCAATTGATGGTGTTGGTATGGGAATTGGATTTATGATTGGTTTATTTGCAATAGCTTTCTTTAGAGAGTTATTAGGAACAGGAGCAATTGCTGGTTTTCAAATATTCCCAGCTGAGTTTGCAATTCCAGTTTTCACAACTGCTGTTGGAGCATTTTTAACTTTAGGTATTTTAGCAGGAATTGCTATGGTATACTCAAATCATAAAAAAGATGTTCAAGAAGCATTAGAAAAAGCTGCTATCGCTGCAAAAAAAGCAGAAGCAGAAGCTAAGAAAGGTGAGGTGGCATAGTAATGGAATTATTTGTAATTTTTATGGGTGCTGCCCTAGTAAATAATATTATCTTAACGCAGTTTCTTGGTATTTGTCCTTTCTTGGGAGTATCAAAAAAATCTGATCAAGCAATTGGTATGGGAGCTGCAGTAACATTTGTTATTTTTATCGCTTCAATTCTTGCTTATTGTATTTATACATTTGTTTTAGTTCCACTTGAAATTGAATATATGCAAACAATCGCATTTATTTTAGTTATTGCTTCACTTGTTCAATTTGTTGAAATGGTATTAAAAAAATACTCTCCAGCATTATATAAATCACTAGGAGTATTTTTACCACTTATTACAACAAACTGTGCGGTACTTGGTACAGCAAATGCAGTTATTACAAAAGAATATAGTTTACCTGAAACAATTGTTTATGCAATTGGTATCTCAATTGGGTTTACACTTGTAATGTATATCTTTTCAACAATTAGAGAAAAACTTGAACATGCACCAATTACAAGATCATTTAAAGGTAATCCTATTGCTTTAATAACTGCTGCAATTATGGCATTAGCATTCTTTGGATTAGGTGGATTAGTATAATGAGTTTTCTTTTACTATTTGGGTTTATGTTCTTTATCGTTGTTTTATTTATTGGAACATATATGTTAAATAATAATACAGAAAAACCTGATATAGATATAAATATTGAAGGATGTGGTGGATGTCATAATATAAATTGTGGTCATCATCCAGTCCATGTTAGTGATAAGGAGGATATGTAATGGGAGCAGTACTTGTTTTAGGAAGTCTTGGTGTAGGTTTAGGAGTTATTCTAGGTCTTGCTGATAAGTTTTTAAAAGTTGAAGTTGATAGTAGAGTTGAAAAAATCAACGAATTATTACCTCAATTTAATTGTGGTGCTTGTGGATATCCAGGATGTATGGGACTTGCAGAAGCTATCGTTGCAGAAGAAGGGCGAGTTTCTGATTGTAAACCAATTAAACCTGAAGGAAAAGAAGCAATTTATGAATTTATTGAAACTGCTGAAGGTCCAAATGGTGAAAAAATGGATATGAAAAAAGTAAAATAATAGTTTGAAAAATAAAAGTGGGAGCTAGTATGCCCTCACTTTTTTTGTATTTAATTATTTTGCATAGCCTCCAACAAGTATGCTTTTAATTTTTTTCTTTTTTAAATATCTTTTTCCATAATATTTTGATTTAATTATCTTGCCTTTTAAATTAAATCCTTTATATTTTTCTTTACCATTGTATGCAGCAAAGTTTCCTGAATACCATGGATAATATTTTACAATTTTTTTATACTTTTTCTTTTTGCCTTTTTTTCTTTTTAACTTCTTTTTTGTAATAACTTTAATTCTTTTTGTTACATAAATATTTCCATATGATTTTGAATTATAAACCACTCCTAAATTACTTCCAATAAATCCTCCAGCTTCTTTTGGAGTATAAACATGACCATATGCAATACTATTTGTTATTGTACCTTCATTATCAGCACAAAATCCAGCAGCTTGAAATACTTTAGTTTTAACATTTAAATTAGTTTTAGAATTAGAAACATATCCAAATTCATTATCAGCAACTAATCCTGCTCCCTCATCAACGCTTGTATAAATATTATATAGTTTTCTTATTGCCATAACTTGAACATTATTTATTTTTGCAGAATAGTTTAAGCCAACTGCTCCTCCTGCTTCAGAATAAGCTGAAAGATAAATATTATTACTTACTTTTGCATTATTTAAAATTGCTCTCATTGATGTATGATTGCTTTTATTATACGCTATTTTTGATAAACTAATTGCTTCATAACTTACATTATAACCAATTATTCCACCAATTCTAGCACCACCATAAATTGTAATATTTTTAGAATTAACATTTTGTACTATTGATTTTCTTGAATTATCAATATTATAAGCATTAAATCCAACAATTCCACCTAAATAATCATCACCATAGATTGTAATTGTATCAATACTTGAGTTTAATAAAGATGCATTATGATTTTTACCCACCAAACCACCTATGTGATCACCTAAAATGTCATTGCTTGCAAAACTATAATTGCGATATTTTTTGTTTTGGTATTTTAATAATGATCTAATATTAATTTTACTCGCATTTGAATTAGTAACTGTTGATGTACTATAATTTGTTTTATAATTTTGATTTGATAAAAAACTAGTATTTAAACCAACGGTGCTTCCTACATATCTATTTCCTACAAAAGTTGATGATGTAATACTAACATTCTCAACTTGTCCATAGTTTTTTGCGATTGCTCCAACATAATAATCTCCTAGTAGAAAACTATTATTTACTTTAATATTATTAACTAATCCATAGTTTTCTTTAATAATACTACTATAATGCGCTATGTGATTAATATTTATATTGTTAAAACTAATATTTTTAATTTCACCTAAATTTAAAAAAATAATTGAATGTGTGTTTTTATAATTATTTAAATAATAATTATCGCCATTTAAAACAACATTTTTATTAATATATAGCTTGCTATTAGATGTGAAATTAGTTAAATCAATATTATTTTTTAAAGTAATAGTAGCATTATCAATATATTGTGAGTTTTCAACAAAATTTGTCCAATCATTTAAGTTATAAATATCATAATCTTGATAGGATAACTCACTTTTAGCTACTACTTTTTTTGTTTTATCGCTTGTTATTGTTTCTTTTACTTCACTTGTTAATGGCGCTGTTTTTTCAATATCACTTTCTATTGCATTAATAGGATGTGTTAAAATAATTGAAAGTGCCATAAACATAAAAATTTTTCTTTTCTTCATTTTATCACCATTGTAATTATATCATATTTTTAACACAGTGTTGATTGATTGCTTAAAAAAATTATGTTAGAATTTAAACATTAAGAAAGGGTGTTGTAAGTGAATGTATATGAAGAAGCAATAAAATTACATAAAAAACTTGGTGGGAAAATTGATATTAGTTTAAAAGCAAATATTGATACAAAAGAGCAACTAAGTTTATTATATTCTCCAGGAGTTGCCCAACCATGTTTAGAAATCGCTGAAAATAATGAGTTGGCATATGATTATACAATAAAAAATAATATGATTGCAGTAGTTTCAGATGGCTCTGCAGTTTTAGGTTTAGGAAATATTGGTGGTAGTGCTTCAATACCCGTAATGGAAGGTAAAGCAGCTTTATTTAAGGCCTTTGGCGATGTTAATGCCTTTCCAATTTGTTTAGATACTCAAGATGATGAAGAAATAATTAATATCGTAAAAAATATTGCTCCAGTTTTTGGTGGTATAAATTTAGAAGATATAAGTGCACCAAGATGTTTTTATATTGAAGAAAAGTTATCTAATATGCTTGATATTCCTGTTTTTCATGATGATCAACATGGAACAGCAATCGTTTGTTTAGCAGGTTTAATTAATGCATTAAAAGTTGTAAAAAAAGATAATAATATTAAGATAGTAGTTAATGGATTAGGTTCTGCAGGAGTTGCCATTACTAAATTATTAGTTGAATATGGATTTTCTAATTTTTCATTATGTGATATCAATGGTGAAATCTTTTCTGGAAAATTAGATGAAACAAAAATGAATGATCTTGTAAAAAACTTAAATGAGTTAAAGCAAAATAATGGAAATTCATTAAGTAGTGCATTAGAAAATGCTGATGTTTTTATTGGTGTTAGTGCAGCAAATATTTTAACAAAAGAAATGGTTGCTAAAATGAATAATAATCCAATTATTTTTGCAATGGCAAATCCAAATCCAGAAATAAGTTATGATTTAGCAAGAGAATGTGAAGTAGCTATTATGGCAACTGGACGAAGTGATTATCCAAATCAAATTAATAATGTTTTAGTATTCCCAGGAGTTTTTAAGGGAGCATTAAGCGCTAAAGCAACTAAAATAAATAAGGAAATGAAGCTTGCTGCTGCAATGGCACTTGTTGATATTATTAGTGATGAAGAATTAAATAGTGAATATATAATTCCAAGTCCATTTGATAAAAGAGTAGTTGATAAAATAAGTGAAGCTATAAAAAATACAGCAATTGCCACAGGTGTTGTTAGAAAATAGCGTAATCAATAAAAATAAGACTTATCAATGTAGATAAGTCTTGGATTGTAGACATTAGAATTTTATGAATTTCTAATGTCTTTTTATTTAATAAGGTAATTCTTTTTTTCGCTAATAATCAAATCCATTGCTTGATCATATTGATTGGTTGGTAATTCTTTTACTATTTGAAACTCAAAGGCAACTGCAATTCTTTTTAAATGCTTATTTGCTACTAAAAAGCGATCATAATATCCTTTGCCAAAGCCAAGCCTATTTCCATTAATATCAAAAGCAACTCCTGGCACAATTACAGTATCTATAATACTTGGATCAATATAATCATCACTTGAACTTTCATAGTATCCAAATTTATGAAGTACTAATTCATCTTTATTATATTTATTAATTTTTAGTGATAAATCAGGCATTGTTTTTGTAATGTAAATATTAAATCCTTTATCAATTAGTCTAGTTGCTGTAACTTCTTTTTGCATATCCATATAGATTAAAATATTTTGATAATTGTTTTCTTTCAAGTATTCAATTACTTTATTAATAATAATATCACTATTTTTATTGAATAAATCATTATCTTGATTACTTCTTTTAAAAATCATTTCTTTGCGTAGTTTATTTTTGTCCATATTATTTTTTCCTCATTCCAATTAAAGATAGTTGTCGACCTGTTTTATTATCACGACGATAACTAAAATAATTTTTATTAGTATATGTGCAATCATCAATATCTATAATGTTTGCAATATTAATACCACTTATAAATAACTGCTTTTTATTAAATAAACGATTATCAAATAAATATTTATTTTCACTTATTTTTTCAAAACATTCACTAGCATTTATAAATTCATGACAAGCAATTTTATCATAAACATCTTGTCCAACTTCATAAACATCTTTTGAAATACTTGGACATAAGTAAATACTAGCAAGTTCAGGGTTAACTTTTTCATTTGTTATTAAATAATTAATTAGTTTGTAAGCTATTAATTTAGCACTTCCAACCCACCCAGCATGAATTGCAGCAATTATTTCTTTATCAGGAAAGTAAATAATTATTGGTAAACAATCGGCTGTTAAAACTCCAATGTAACAATCTTTATCTTTAGTGTAGAGAGCATCACAATTACTTAAATTATTTTTTTCATTAACTTTAACTTCTTTAAATACATCACTATGAGTTTGTGAAGGGATATAAATATTTTCATAATTAATATTATTCTCATTACATAATATTTGATAATTTTTTAAAACATCATCTTTATTATCTTCAACATGAAATGCCATATTATATGAATCGAAGAATGATTTGGAATACCCATTTAAACGATTAGTTGTAATAATTAAAATATTATCATCTCTTAAAATATTATTCAATTTAATTACCTCGCTTCAATTTATTTGTGATTTCAATATCATTAACAATGTTGATACTTTGATTGGTATTAAATGATAGTTGACCTAGTTTTGAGCCCTTTATTTTTCTTAAGTTTTTAACTAAAGTATAATCAACTTCGTATGAAGTATTTGGTTGCGTTTTTGAATAGAAAATTGCTAGTTTAGCAGCTTCTTCTAAAGTTGTATTAGTTGGTTCTTCATTTTTAATAATAACATGTGCTCCTGCTTGATTTTTAATGTGTAACCATGTATCGTTTTTGCTTGCTAAAGTAAAAGTAATATAATCATTTTGAATACTGTTTTTACCAACATAAATTGTTTGATCATCACTACTAATAAATGTTTCATATTTTGGTTTATAATTTTTCTTTTTCTTAGTACTTGAATGTCCTTTTAATAACTTTTTATCCTTTAAACTATCTAATATTTCTTTAACATCATTAACTTTTACATATTCAAATGTTGATAAAGCATCTTGATAAATTTCATTTTGTTCATACGCTAGTTTAATTTGTTGTTCAAGATATGAGAATGATTTTTTAATTTTATTATATTTTTTTAAGTAATCTTGAGCGTTTTTTGTATATGAATGTTGATTGTTTAATTTGATTGTTATTTCTTTATTTTCATCATAATCAAAAACGTTCACCTCATCATAATGTGCTTCTTTATTAAATAAATAAATATTATCATATAATAATGTTCCATATTTTTGATATTTTTGATAATCTTGATTATCTTGATATTGTTTTTCTAATTTAGTAATTTTATTATTATTTCTTTTGATATTTCCTTTAATGCTTTTAATTTCTTTTTTAAAAATATTATTTACTGATTCACTATCACTTTTTTGTGAATAAATACTATCAAATGCTTGGTCAATACTATCATATTCAAAATAATCTTCTTTTAAATGTTCTAGTTTAATGTATGAAATGATTTTTTTATAAACATATACTTTTTTAGAAGTTAAATATTCATTAAGTGTTTGTTTAGGATTATTTCTAATAATAAACTCATCACTTAACAATTTTGAAAAACCTTGATATTCACTAGTATAGTCATCTGAAACTGCAATATTTTCTAATGGATTCTTTCTATCATTTGAACTAATGAATTCATATTTTGAACCACGTTGAATAATTCTTGTTAATCCATATGATAGGGGAACAAATTTTAATGTTTGAATAATTGTAAAGTCTTGATCACATAAAATAGTATTTGAATGTCGTCCAATTAGTTCGAAAATAAGGTATTTAGTTTGTTCATCTCTTAATTCATTATATTTTGTGATTTCAAAAATAATTATTCTTTCACATTCGTGTTGAAAGATATTTTTAATAAAACCACCTTCTAGTTGTTTACGCAAAAGCATAGTGAAATTGGTTGCAACTTCTAATGTAGAGTATTGATGATTAGAAATGTGCAAACGAAAACTATTACTTTGAATTGAGTTTAAAACTTGATAATTTGTCTGGTTTGCTCTAATTTTAAGTAATATTTCATTATCATTTATTTGATATATTTTTTGAATTTTTCCATTCAATAGTTTGTGCTTTAAGTTTTCAGTTATTTTGGTTGTTAAAAGTCCATCTATCATAGTTATCACCTTTAAATATTATATCATAAAACAACATTTAAATAAAAAGCCATAACATTTTAACTGGTAATGTTATAGGCTAGTTTAAAAGTTTTAATAAGTTATTTTTCATAAAGAATAATTCCTGTTCTTTTAATTTCATCACTAATTTTTCCATCAACTATTATTTCTCTACTATCTATTAAATCAACTTCCTTTTTTAAAATATTATTTAAATCACTTAGTAAGCCAAAAAAACTTAGTCCTTTTAATTCTCCATTTGTATCAACTACTAAATCAATATCACTATTCTCATCAGCAATATTTTTTGCGTATGATCCAAATAATATTATTTTTTTAATTGGATAGTTCTTTGCAATGATATTCATAATACCTTTTAACTCTTCAATTGAATAAATTTTATTATCTTTATTTAATTTAGCATTCATTTGTTCCACCTCATATAATATGTGTTAGTTATACAATATACTATAAAAAGATAGTGGTCAATAACTATTAATG
The nucleotide sequence above comes from Bacilli bacterium PM5-9. Encoded proteins:
- a CDS encoding 5-formyltetrahydrofolate cyclo-ligase (product_source=KO:K01934; cath_funfam=3.40.50.10420; cog=COG0212; ko=KO:K01934; pfam=PF01812; superfamily=100950; tigrfam=TIGR02727), encoding MDKNKLRKEMIFKRSNQDNDLFNKNSDIIINKVIEYLKENNYQNILIYMDMQKEVTATRLIDKGFNIYITKTMPDLSLKINKYNKDELVLHKFGYYESSSDDYIDPSIIDTVIVPGVAFDINGNRLGFGKGYYDRFLVANKHLKRIAVAFEFQIVKELPTNQYDQAMDLIISEKKNYLIK
- a CDS encoding electron transport complex protein RnfG (product_source=KO:K03612; cleavage_site_network=SignalP-noTM; cog=COG4659; ko=KO:K03612; pfam=PF04205; superfamily=55874; tigrfam=TIGR01947; transmembrane_helix_parts=Inside_1_6,TMhelix_7_29,Outside_30_171), whose protein sequence is MKKIVKLAVFLGIICVISSAALYFTNSITAPVIAKNQKDATDKLLKEIVSNADDFKAEEIKDGSIVNVYFAKKGNDTVATVYELSTYGFQSDIKVLISINKAGKYSGFQVIEQAETPGYGTQVQTSTAYQKQFTTKSVDDEIDIITGSTVSTSALKAAIEEAVAHYKANNK
- a CDS encoding electron transport complex protein RnfB (product_source=KO:K03616; cog=COG2878; ko=KO:K03616; pfam=PF04060; tigrfam=TIGR01944; transmembrane_helix_parts=Outside_1_3,TMhelix_4_21,Inside_22_102), which gives rise to MGAVLVLGSLGVGLGVILGLADKFLKVEVDSRVEKINELLPQFNCGACGYPGCMGLAEAIVAEEGRVSDCKPIKPEGKEAIYEFIETAEGPNGEKMDMKKVK
- a CDS encoding electron transport complex protein RnfE (product_source=KO:K03613; cog=COG4660; ko=KO:K03613; pfam=PF02508; superfamily=81340; tigrfam=TIGR01948; transmembrane_helix_parts=Inside_1_19,TMhelix_20_38,Outside_39_41,TMhelix_42_64,Inside_65_70,TMhelix_71_93,Outside_94_102,TMhelix_103_120,Inside_121_132,TMhelix_133_155,Outside_156_169,TMhelix_170_192,Inside_193_225); this encodes MKSKELFNIFTAGIFKENPIFVLFLGMCPALGVTTSVVNAIGMGVGVIFVLLLSNVIISLIRNIVMDEIRIPVFIVIIASLVTLLQMFMQAYTIELYNSMKVFIPLITVNCIILGRAEAFASKNGPVKSAIDGVGMGIGFMIGLFAIAFFRELLGTGAIAGFQIFPAEFAIPVFTTAVGAFLTLGILAGIAMVYSNHKKDVQEALEKAAIAAKKAEAEAKKGEVA
- a CDS encoding hypothetical protein (product_source=Hypo-rule applied; superfamily=48695; transmembrane_helix_parts=Inside_1_1,TMhelix_2_24,Outside_25_60), which encodes MSFLLLFGFMFFIVVLFIGTYMLNNNTEKPDIDINIEGCGGCHNINCGHHPVHVSDKEDM
- a CDS encoding putative ribosome quality control (RQC) complex YloA/Tae2 family protein (product_source=COG1293; cath_funfam=2.30.310.10,3.40.970.40; cog=COG1293; pfam=PF05670,PF05833; superfamily=46579); the encoded protein is MIDGLLTTKITENLKHKLLNGKIQKIYQINDNEILLKIRANQTNYQVLNSIQSNSFRLHISNHQYSTLEVATNFTMLLRKQLEGGFIKNIFQHECERIIIFEITKYNELRDEQTKYLIFELIGRHSNTILCDQDFTIIQTLKFVPLSYGLTRIIQRGSKYEFISSNDRKNPLENIAVSDDYTSEYQGFSKLLSDEFIIRNNPKQTLNEYLTSKKVYVYKKIISYIKLEHLKEDYFEYDSIDQAFDSIYSQKSDSESVNNIFKKEIKSIKGNIKRNNNKITKLEKQYQDNQDYQKYQKYGTLLYDNIYLFNKEAHYDEVNVFDYDENKEITIKLNNQHSYTKNAQDYLKKYNKIKKSFSYLEQQIKLAYEQNEIYQDALSTFEYVKVNDVKEILDSLKDKKLLKGHSSTKKKKNYKPKYETFISSDDQTIYVGKNSIQNDYITFTLASKNDTWLHIKNQAGAHVIIKNEEPTNTTLEEAAKLAIFYSKTQPNTSYEVDYTLVKNLRKIKGSKLGQLSFNTNQSINIVNDIEITNKLKRGN
- a CDS encoding hypothetical protein (product_source=Hypo-rule applied; cleavage_site_network=SignalP-noTM); this encodes MKKRKIFMFMALSIILTHPINAIESDIEKTAPLTSEVKETITSDKTKKVVAKSELSYQDYDIYNLNDWTNFVENSQYIDNATITLKNNIDLTNFTSNSKLYINKNVVLNGDNYYLNNYKNTHSIIFLNLGEIKNISFNNININHIAHYSSIIKENYGLVNNIKVNNSFLLGDYYVGAIAKNYGQVENVSITSSTFVGNRYVGSTVGLNTSFLSNQNYKTNYSTSTVTNSNASKINIRSLLKYQNKKYRNYSFASNDILGDHIGGLVGKNHNASLLNSSIDTITIYGDDYLGGIVGFNAYNIDNSRKSIVQNVNSKNITIYGGARIGGIIGYNVSYEAISLSKIAYNKSNHTSMRAILNNAKVSNNIYLSAYSEAGGAVGLNYSAKINNVQVMAIRKLYNIYTSVDEGAGLVADNEFGYVSNSKTNLNVKTKVFQAAGFCADNEGTITNSIAYGHVYTPKEAGGFIGSNLGVVYNSKSYGNIYVTKRIKVITKKKLKRKKGKKKKYKKIVKYYPWYSGNFAAYNGKEKYKGFNLKGKIIKSKYYGKRYLKKKKIKSILVGGYAK
- a CDS encoding YfiH family protein (product_source=TIGR00726; cath_funfam=3.60.140.10; cog=COG1496; ko=KO:K05810; pfam=PF02578; superfamily=64438; tigrfam=TIGR00726); the protein is MNNILRDDNILIITTNRLNGYSKSFFDSYNMAFHVEDNKDDVLKNYQILCNENNINYENIYIPSQTHSDVFKEVKVNEKNNLSNCDALYTKDKDCYIGVLTADCLPIIIYFPDKEIIAAIHAGWVGSAKLIAYKLINYLITNEKVNPELASIYLCPSISKDVYEVGQDVYDKIACHEFINASECFEKISENKYLFDNRLFNKKQLFISGINIANIIDIDDCTYTNKNYFSYRRDNKTGRQLSLIGMRKK
- a CDS encoding putative nucleotidyltransferase (product_source=COG1669; cath_funfam=3.30.460.10; cog=COG1669; ko=KO:K07075; pfam=PF18765; superfamily=81301); this translates as MNAKLNKDNKIYSIEELKGIMNIIAKNYPIKKIILFGSYAKNIADENSDIDLVVDTNGELKGLSFFGLLSDLNNILKKEVDLIDSREIIVDGKISDEIKRTGIILYEK
- a CDS encoding electron transport complex protein RnfD (product_source=KO:K03614; cog=COG4658; ko=KO:K03614; pfam=PF03116; superfamily=81343; transmembrane_helix_parts=Inside_1_20,TMhelix_21_43,Outside_44_47,TMhelix_48_70,Inside_71_82,TMhelix_83_105,Outside_106_114,TMhelix_115_137,Inside_138_190,TMhelix_191_213,Outside_214_222,TMhelix_223_245,Inside_246_251,TMhelix_252_269,Outside_270_283,TMhelix_284_315,Inside_316_335,TMhelix_336_355,Outside_356_356), encoding MKFKYGVSPSYHNKVSTTNMMNDVTIALLFVAICSIVLQYSLYGIEGSIRAILIFVIAIITCVAVDYFYLKLTKVSKEKVGGTVRQNVPVITGLILAMTLPLGNLDSYEIFYVTFISAIIAELFGKLIYGGFGFNIFNPAGVGRAFALIAFGKYLAIPAIDGLASASPLTALSSAEGLSAVTQTFNNYTSLLFGAHMGTIGETIVIPIIVAGIYLIYKNVIDWVLPATSIITIAILAGVVSCFNGGFNIDYILIHVLSGGLIFGGIFMLTDPVTNPINRQGKMIYAIIFALLTFLIRVYASLPEGVVFSVLIVNMLVPMIDKFTANVTDVNVNKKVISVVATLVVAIVLTCLFQFV
- a CDS encoding electron transport complex protein RnfA (product_source=KO:K03617; cog=COG4657; ko=KO:K03617; pfam=PF02508; superfamily=103506; tigrfam=TIGR01943; transmembrane_helix_parts=Outside_1_5,TMhelix_6_28,Inside_29_40,TMhelix_41_63,Outside_64_67,TMhelix_68_90,Inside_91_101,TMhelix_102_124,Outside_125_133,TMhelix_134_153,Inside_154_165,TMhelix_166_188,Outside_189_190): MELFVIFMGAALVNNIILTQFLGICPFLGVSKKSDQAIGMGAAVTFVIFIASILAYCIYTFVLVPLEIEYMQTIAFILVIASLVQFVEMVLKKYSPALYKSLGVFLPLITTNCAVLGTANAVITKEYSLPETIVYAIGISIGFTLVMYIFSTIREKLEHAPITRSFKGNPIALITAAIMALAFFGLGGLV
- a CDS encoding malate dehydrogenase (oxaloacetate-decarboxylating) (product_source=KO:K00027; cath_funfam=3.40.50.10380,3.40.50.720; cog=COG0281; ko=KO:K00027; pfam=PF00390,PF03949; smart=SM00919,SM01274; superfamily=51735,53223) translates to MNVYEEAIKLHKKLGGKIDISLKANIDTKEQLSLLYSPGVAQPCLEIAENNELAYDYTIKNNMIAVVSDGSAVLGLGNIGGSASIPVMEGKAALFKAFGDVNAFPICLDTQDDEEIINIVKNIAPVFGGINLEDISAPRCFYIEEKLSNMLDIPVFHDDQHGTAIVCLAGLINALKVVKKDNNIKIVVNGLGSAGVAITKLLVEYGFSNFSLCDINGEIFSGKLDETKMNDLVKNLNELKQNNGNSLSSALENADVFIGVSAANILTKEMVAKMNNNPIIFAMANPNPEISYDLARECEVAIMATGRSDYPNQINNVLVFPGVFKGALSAKATKINKEMKLAAAMALVDIISDEELNSEYIIPSPFDKRVVDKISEAIKNTAIATGVVRK